One part of the Hydra vulgaris chromosome 01, alternate assembly HydraT2T_AEP genome encodes these proteins:
- the LOC136075520 gene encoding uncharacterized protein LOC136075520, with translation MCKLLNSLLQKFILPKKLKNDNGEFKSQPEILMIDFYKIENHRKLSSIELGTKVKLLLHGAALPNSVDEKFRTECKEFYIASASYLHENLPFHVSLLKHAQFLHPKKRIAPGATSAISNLTLKVASVLEKQLGPVFHLNDISSTKESLCDKVRDQWLSYQNEVIPEHFYINSQLPTTSVAQQQTSYWSYAFSTCYLNSISKQSKYKRIDNYWSQVGTICDEAGNLKFPQLLALVKCVLTLSHSNSSPKRGFSINKNFIEGHSTNLKEDTIVALRLVKDELNQVGGVVNFPITSNLIKCCKEFHQRYKVYLAEQTKLVKAESEKVKQTELLTKSFQQRKTDLELIEADIRVCKAGIEVAETAIDEGNGKLQQALL, from the exons ATGTGTAAACTATTAAACTCtttacttcaaaaatttattcttccaaaaaagttaaaaaatgataatggAGAGTTCAAGTCACAGCctgaaattttaatgattgatTTCTACAAAATCGAAAACCATAGAAAATTAAGTTCAATTGAATTAGGAACAAAAGTCAAATTGCTTCTGCATGGAGCTGCTCTACCTAATTCAGTAGATGAAAAATTTAGGACCGAGTGCAAAGAGTTTTATATTGCTTCTGCATCGTATTTACATGAAAACTTACCTTTTCATGTTTCACTTTTAAAGCATGCTCAATTTCTTCATCCAAAAAAGCGTATTGCTCCAGGTGCAACAAGTGCAATATCTAATTTAACATTGAAAGTCGCTTCAGTTCTAGAAAAACAACTTGGCCCGGTTTTTCATCTAAATGATATTTCTTCAACCAAAGAATCACTGTGTGATAAAGTTAGAGATCAATGGTTGTCTTATCAAAATGAGGTAATCCCAgaacacttttatataaattcacaACTACCTACTACATCTGTCGCTCAACAGCAAACATCATATTGGTCTTATGCTTTTAGTACttgttatttaaatagtataaGCAAACAATCCAAATATAAGCGAATAGATAATTATTGGAGTCAAGTGGGCACTATATGTGATGAAGCAGGCAATTTAAAATTCCCTCAGCTGCTTGCACTTGTTAAGTGTGTTTTAACTCTTAGTCATAGCAACAGTTCACCCAAAAGAGGattttctataaataagaattttatagAAGGTCACAGTACCAACTTAAAAGAGGACACTATTGTTGCATTGAGATTAG ttaaagatGAACTTAATCAAGTAGGTGGAGTTGTGAATTTTCCAATAACAAGTAACTTAATTAAATGTTGTAAAGAGTTTCATCAaagatataaagtttatttggcTGAGCAAACTAAATTAGTAAAGGCTGAATCAGAAAAAGTAAAGCAAACAGAGTTGCTGACAAAATCTTTTCAACAGCGAAAAACAGATCTAGAACTTATTGAAGCAGATATAAG gGTATGCAAAGCTGGCATCGAGGTTGCAGAAACTGCTATTGATGAAGGTAATGGAAAACTTCAGCAAGCGCTACTCTAA